One segment of Massilia sp. Se16.2.3 DNA contains the following:
- a CDS encoding FAD-linked oxidase C-terminal domain-containing protein, translating to MGARLPDGVVLHAPEDTRPYECDSLAAYRQLPMVVTLPRSEDEVLAILAVCRELGVPIVPRGAGTGLSGGALPIADGVVLSTARLNRIVRVDPLARTAVVQPGVRNLAISDAAAQYGLYYAPDPSSQIACTIGGNVAENSGGVHCLKYGLTVHNVLRVRVATIDGEIIELGSEALDAPGLDLLAVFIGSEGMLGIVLEATVKLVPKPAAAQVIMASFNDVVTGGDAVASVIAAGIIPAGLEMMDRTSSRMVEPFVRAGYDLDAAAILLCEADGTPLEVVEEIERMTAVLQAAGASAIAVSQTEAERMRFWSGRKNAFPAAGRISPDYYCMDGTIPRKKLAQVLSGIEAMEQTYGLRCANVFHAGDGNLHPLILFDANQPGEFARAEAFGAAILALCVEVGGTITGEHGVGMEKINSMCVQFGRLELDMFFAVKRAFDEPMLLNPDKAIPTPHRCAEFGKLHVHKGNVPFPDLPRF from the coding sequence CTGGGCGCAAGGCTGCCCGATGGCGTCGTCCTGCATGCCCCCGAAGACACGCGTCCCTACGAATGCGACAGCCTTGCCGCCTATCGCCAGTTGCCGATGGTCGTCACGCTGCCGCGCAGCGAAGACGAGGTGCTGGCAATCCTGGCCGTCTGCCGCGAACTTGGCGTGCCGATCGTCCCGCGCGGCGCCGGCACCGGCCTGTCCGGCGGCGCGCTGCCCATTGCCGACGGCGTGGTGTTGTCCACGGCGCGCCTGAACCGGATTGTGCGCGTCGACCCGCTGGCGCGCACGGCGGTCGTGCAGCCGGGCGTGCGCAACCTCGCCATTTCCGACGCGGCCGCGCAGTACGGCCTGTACTACGCGCCCGACCCGTCCTCGCAGATCGCCTGCACCATCGGCGGCAACGTCGCCGAGAACTCGGGCGGCGTGCACTGCCTCAAATACGGCCTCACCGTGCACAACGTGCTGCGCGTGCGCGTGGCCACCATCGACGGGGAAATCATCGAACTGGGCAGCGAGGCGCTGGACGCGCCGGGGCTCGATCTGCTGGCGGTCTTCATCGGCTCGGAAGGCATGCTCGGCATCGTGCTGGAAGCGACCGTCAAGCTGGTGCCGAAACCGGCGGCGGCCCAGGTCATCATGGCGTCTTTCAATGACGTGGTCACCGGCGGCGACGCGGTGGCGAGCGTGATTGCGGCCGGCATCATCCCCGCGGGCCTCGAGATGATGGACCGTACCTCGTCGCGCATGGTCGAACCGTTCGTCCGCGCCGGCTACGATCTCGACGCGGCGGCGATCCTGCTGTGCGAGGCGGACGGCACGCCCCTGGAGGTGGTGGAGGAAATCGAACGCATGACGGCCGTGCTGCAGGCGGCCGGCGCCAGTGCGATCGCGGTGTCGCAGACGGAAGCGGAGCGCATGCGCTTCTGGTCGGGGAGGAAGAACGCCTTCCCGGCGGCGGGGCGCATCTCGCCGGACTACTACTGCATGGACGGCACGATCCCGCGCAAGAAGCTGGCGCAGGTCCTGTCCGGCATCGAGGCAATGGAGCAGACCTACGGCCTGCGCTGCGCGAACGTGTTTCACGCGGGCGACGGCAACCTGCATCCGCTGATCCTGTTCGATGCCAACCAGCCGGGCGAATTCGCCCGTGCCGAAGCCTTTGGCGCGGCCATCCTGGCGCTGTGCGTGGAAGTGGGCGGCACCATCACGGGCGAGCATGGCGTGGGCATGGAGAAGATCAATTCGATGTGCGTGCAGTTCGGACGGCTTGAGCTGGACATGTTCTTCGCCGTGAAGCGCGCTTTTGATGAGCCGATGCTGCTCAACCCGGACAAGGCGATCCCGACGCCGCACCGCTGCGCCGAATTCGGCAAGCTGCACGTGCACAAGGGGAACGTGCCGTTCCCGGACCTTCCACGCTTTTGA
- the glcE gene encoding glycolate oxidase subunit GlcE: protein MAAIEQFRDQVRAAAAGKRPLRIRGGGSKDWYGGLLQGAILDTRVHTGIVDYEPTELDITARCGTPLAEIEATLAERNQMLAFEPPHFGEHATFGGAVAAGLSGPRRANSGAVRDFVLGAQLMDGKGEVLKFGGQVMKNVAGYDVSRLLTGSLGTLGLLLEVSVKVLPRAFAETTLQFQMSEIEALRCLNEWGGQPLPISASCWCEGVLALRLSGARAAVDAAVVSLGGTVLNDADAFWTALREQQHAFFKGDAPLWRLSVPSTTSAIVLGGPQLIEWGGAQRWLRADSAAFDVIRRAAVAAGGHATLFRGGDKSVGVFQPLAPAVARIHARLKDAFDPAHIFNPGRMP, encoded by the coding sequence ATGGCAGCAATCGAACAATTCAGGGACCAGGTACGCGCGGCCGCGGCAGGCAAGCGCCCCCTGCGCATCCGCGGTGGCGGCAGCAAGGACTGGTATGGCGGGCTGCTGCAAGGCGCCATCCTCGACACCCGCGTCCACACCGGCATCGTCGACTACGAGCCGACGGAACTCGACATAACGGCGCGCTGCGGCACGCCGCTGGCCGAGATCGAGGCGACCCTCGCCGAACGGAACCAGATGCTGGCCTTCGAGCCGCCGCATTTCGGCGAACATGCCACCTTCGGCGGCGCGGTGGCGGCCGGCTTGTCGGGCCCGCGCCGCGCGAATAGCGGCGCCGTGCGCGACTTCGTACTGGGTGCGCAATTGATGGACGGGAAGGGCGAAGTCCTGAAGTTCGGCGGGCAGGTGATGAAGAACGTGGCGGGTTATGACGTCTCGCGCCTGCTGACCGGTTCGCTCGGCACCCTCGGCCTGTTGCTGGAGGTGTCGGTCAAGGTGCTGCCGCGCGCCTTTGCGGAGACCACGCTGCAATTCCAGATGAGCGAGATCGAGGCTCTGCGCTGCCTGAACGAGTGGGGCGGCCAGCCCCTGCCGATTTCCGCCAGCTGCTGGTGCGAAGGCGTGCTGGCGCTGCGCCTGTCCGGCGCGCGCGCGGCGGTGGACGCAGCCGTCGTTTCGCTCGGCGGCACGGTATTGAATGACGCCGACGCCTTCTGGACGGCGCTGCGCGAGCAGCAGCACGCCTTTTTCAAGGGCGACGCGCCGCTGTGGCGCCTGTCGGTCCCGTCCACGACGAGCGCCATCGTGCTGGGCGGGCCGCAACTGATCGAGTGGGGCGGGGCGCAGCGCTGGCTGCGCGCGGACAGCGCCGCCTTCGATGTCATCCGCCGCGCCGCCGTTGCCGCCGGCGGCCACGCCACCCTGTTCCGTGGTGGCGACAAGTCGGTCGGCGTGTTCCAGCCGCTGGCGCCCGCGGTGGCGCGCATCCACGCGCGGCTGAAGGATGCCTTCGACCCCGCCCACATTTTCAATCCCGGACGAATGCCCTGA
- the glcF gene encoding glycolate oxidase subunit GlcF — MQTNLADFIKGTREGEEAEAILRACVHCGFCTATCPTYQLLGDELDGPRGRIYLIKGVLEGVEPTRKTQLHLDRCLTCRNCESTCPSGVKYGRLVDIGRRIVEQKVPRTAADRIKRTTLKELLPRSALFKTGFRAGSALRPLLSKGLQDKLQPARDPGRWPTRAHPRRMLVLDGCVQPAMAPNINAATARVLDAFGVQLLRAPKAGCCGAVRYHMNDQDGGLADMRRNIDAWWPYVEQDGQVEAIVMTASGCGVTVKEYGHLLAHDPDYAAKAARIALLTRDLSEILPEFEEQLAERLRGKLRKRVAFHPPCTLQHGQQIRGKVEGLLRAAGVDVVLCADSHLCCGSAGTYSVLHPEIADELRMRKLANLDATGAQAIVSANIGCISHLQAGTQTPVTHWIELLDRALA, encoded by the coding sequence ATGCAAACCAACCTGGCCGACTTCATCAAGGGCACGCGCGAGGGCGAGGAAGCCGAAGCGATCCTGCGCGCCTGCGTGCACTGCGGCTTCTGCACCGCCACCTGCCCCACTTACCAGCTGCTGGGCGACGAGCTCGATGGCCCGCGCGGACGCATCTACCTGATCAAGGGGGTGCTGGAAGGCGTGGAGCCGACCCGCAAGACCCAGCTCCACCTGGACCGCTGCCTCACCTGCCGCAACTGCGAATCGACCTGCCCGTCGGGCGTGAAGTACGGGCGCCTGGTCGACATCGGCCGCCGGATCGTCGAGCAGAAGGTGCCGCGCACGGCCGCCGACCGCATCAAGCGCACCACCCTCAAGGAACTCCTGCCGCGCAGCGCGTTGTTCAAGACGGGGTTCAGGGCTGGCAGCGCGCTCCGGCCCCTGCTGTCGAAAGGCTTGCAGGACAAGCTGCAGCCGGCGCGCGACCCGGGCCGGTGGCCGACGCGCGCGCACCCGCGCAGGATGCTGGTGCTGGACGGCTGCGTGCAGCCGGCGATGGCGCCGAACATCAACGCGGCCACCGCGCGCGTGCTCGACGCTTTCGGCGTGCAGCTGCTGCGCGCACCGAAGGCCGGCTGCTGCGGCGCGGTGCGCTACCACATGAACGACCAGGACGGCGGGCTGGCCGACATGCGCCGCAATATCGACGCCTGGTGGCCGTACGTCGAGCAGGACGGGCAGGTCGAAGCGATCGTCATGACCGCGTCCGGCTGCGGCGTGACGGTAAAGGAATACGGCCACCTGCTGGCGCATGATCCCGACTATGCGGCCAAGGCGGCGCGCATTGCCTTGCTCACGCGCGACCTGTCGGAGATCCTGCCGGAGTTCGAGGAACAGTTGGCCGAGCGCCTGCGCGGCAAGCTGCGCAAACGCGTCGCCTTCCACCCGCCTTGCACGCTGCAGCACGGCCAGCAAATCCGCGGCAAGGTCGAGGGCCTGCTGCGCGCGGCGGGCGTGGACGTCGTGCTGTGCGCCGACAGCCACCTGTGCTGCGGTTCGGCCGGCACCTATTCGGTGCTGCATCCGGAGATCGCCGACGAATTGCGGATGCGCAAGCTGGCCAACCTGGACGCCACCGGCGCGCAGGCAATCGTCTCGGCCAACATCGGCTGCATCAGCCACCTGCAGGCGGGCACGCAGACCCCGGTGACACACTGGATCGAACTGCTCGACCGGGCGCTCGCCTGA
- a CDS encoding TonB-dependent receptor domain-containing protein: MKHNNNLNKNTLAIALSLAFPAYAVAQVAPAPEPKMARVEVTGSSIKRTEAEAAGSVQVLTREDIEKTGQMTALGILTSTAAIDTDLNSATASSGSFATGASGVSMRGLTKVSTLVLVNGRRIAPYGLADGAQENFTNLDAIASDAIERIEILKDGASAIYGSDAIAGVVNIILRRDFQGARVRTQYQEAQHFHDLRSRNVSAIVGYGDLAEQGFNTYLTAEAYKRDGYSQGEIRPFYPEWHRQTPGRSTWDAKSSFSPTGNYFRSSTNIVGAPGCPPENIDPTDKLCKWDVLPYTGITTDNKRHAIASMTHFRIGSVADATFEITTAGTETDYIVAPFSVSNQTATSATSIWYDVYGGKMVGPFSYPKLPVGHPMNPYNVPTEYRARMMDTGNGFNFNRTEADQSRVMLSLQGTIGTYDWRSAVGWTTSNATKSTRAVSARGYTDAILNRTYKFGQQNDPALLEAMFPVRTTEGESDVKFFDATVEGTLLQLPAGPLKFALGTDVRSNGYWMKSSENVLRGELVGVFGLQVDDRVSQYALFAETAAPLSRRIELQAALRADKTDGFEAHLSPKLGLKYTVTDSLLLRATASGGFRAPNIVESGNGLGRSSVAGSVVDPRRCPIANQLNALVQGAAGATTADKAQANSFRSAECLANLPSFVSSNPDLKPETSRSFTGGLVFQPVKNWSTAIDYYFLERRNEIGTRAITDILKSEADLPAGQLIRVDNSATDNEFLALVRKYAPNNTLNYGGVGQLGMLYNPYVNSGRTRVSGLDFDATGRFKLGGTDVRLKLDGTYVLKFQQYSVAANAYDPDQAGTYDFGSRLALIARAYVKQGEFDHGLTWNYSSGYSNNSLDQPTYCVTQKVAAQYMEDCERVGHNTTVDYSLAYSGIPHVRLSFYVNNLFNEKRPIAWRGGWSATSPQFRTFALAASYTF, translated from the coding sequence GTGAAGCACAACAACAACCTGAACAAGAACACCCTCGCGATAGCGCTGAGCCTGGCTTTCCCGGCTTATGCGGTCGCACAAGTGGCGCCCGCGCCAGAACCGAAGATGGCGCGCGTCGAGGTCACCGGCAGCAGCATCAAACGCACCGAAGCGGAAGCAGCCGGTTCGGTCCAGGTGCTCACGCGCGAGGACATCGAAAAAACCGGCCAGATGACCGCGCTCGGCATCCTGACCTCGACCGCCGCCATCGACACCGACCTGAACTCGGCCACCGCGAGCTCGGGCAGCTTCGCCACCGGCGCCTCGGGCGTGAGCATGCGCGGGCTGACCAAGGTCTCGACCCTGGTCCTGGTCAATGGCCGCCGCATCGCGCCATATGGCCTGGCCGACGGCGCCCAGGAGAACTTCACCAACCTCGACGCCATCGCCAGCGATGCCATCGAGCGCATCGAGATCCTGAAGGACGGCGCGTCGGCCATCTACGGTTCCGACGCCATTGCCGGCGTGGTCAACATCATCCTGCGCAGGGACTTCCAGGGCGCTCGCGTGCGCACCCAGTACCAGGAAGCCCAGCACTTTCACGACCTACGCAGCCGCAACGTGTCGGCCATCGTCGGCTACGGCGACCTCGCCGAGCAGGGTTTCAATACCTACCTCACCGCCGAAGCCTACAAGCGCGACGGCTACTCGCAAGGCGAAATTCGCCCGTTTTACCCGGAATGGCACCGCCAGACACCAGGCCGCTCGACCTGGGACGCGAAGAGTTCGTTCTCGCCAACCGGCAACTACTTCCGCAGCTCCACCAACATCGTCGGAGCCCCAGGCTGCCCGCCGGAAAACATCGACCCGACCGACAAGCTGTGCAAATGGGATGTGCTGCCGTACACGGGCATCACGACCGATAACAAGCGCCATGCCATCGCCAGCATGACCCACTTCCGGATCGGCAGTGTCGCCGATGCCACCTTCGAGATCACCACGGCCGGTACGGAGACCGATTACATCGTGGCGCCGTTCAGCGTCAGCAACCAGACTGCCACCAGCGCGACGAGCATCTGGTACGACGTGTATGGCGGCAAGATGGTCGGCCCGTTCTCGTACCCGAAACTGCCGGTCGGCCATCCGATGAACCCCTACAACGTGCCGACCGAGTACCGTGCGCGCATGATGGACACCGGCAACGGCTTCAACTTCAACCGCACCGAAGCGGACCAGTCGCGCGTGATGCTGTCGCTGCAGGGCACGATCGGCACCTATGACTGGCGCTCGGCCGTGGGCTGGACGACCTCGAACGCAACCAAGTCCACCCGCGCCGTCAGCGCCAGGGGTTACACGGATGCGATCCTCAACCGCACCTACAAGTTCGGGCAGCAGAACGACCCGGCACTGCTCGAGGCGATGTTCCCGGTGCGTACCACCGAGGGCGAGTCCGACGTCAAGTTCTTCGATGCCACCGTCGAGGGCACGCTGCTGCAGCTACCCGCCGGCCCGCTGAAATTCGCGCTCGGCACCGACGTGCGCAGCAACGGCTACTGGATGAAGAGCTCGGAAAATGTGCTGCGTGGCGAGCTGGTGGGCGTGTTCGGCCTGCAGGTCGACGACCGCGTCAGCCAGTACGCGCTGTTCGCCGAAACCGCCGCTCCCTTGAGTCGCCGCATCGAGCTGCAGGCGGCCCTGCGTGCCGACAAGACCGATGGCTTCGAGGCGCACCTGTCGCCGAAGCTGGGCCTGAAATACACGGTGACCGACAGCCTGCTGCTGCGCGCGACGGCATCGGGCGGCTTCCGTGCCCCGAATATCGTTGAGTCCGGCAACGGCCTGGGCCGCAGCTCGGTCGCCGGCAGCGTCGTCGACCCGCGCCGCTGCCCGATCGCCAACCAGCTCAACGCGCTGGTGCAGGGCGCGGCTGGCGCCACCACCGCCGACAAGGCCCAGGCCAACAGCTTCCGCAGCGCGGAATGCCTCGCCAACCTGCCCAGCTTCGTCTCGTCCAACCCGGACCTGAAGCCGGAAACCTCGCGTTCGTTCACGGGCGGTCTCGTGTTCCAGCCGGTGAAGAACTGGTCGACGGCGATCGACTACTACTTCCTCGAGCGCCGCAACGAGATCGGCACCCGCGCGATTACCGACATCCTGAAGAGCGAGGCGGACCTCCCGGCCGGCCAGCTGATCCGTGTCGACAACTCCGCCACCGACAACGAGTTCCTGGCCCTGGTGCGCAAGTATGCGCCGAACAATACCCTCAACTATGGCGGTGTCGGCCAGCTGGGCATGCTCTACAACCCCTACGTCAACAGTGGCCGGACCCGGGTATCGGGGCTCGACTTCGATGCGACGGGCCGCTTCAAGCTCGGCGGCACCGACGTACGCCTGAAACTGGACGGTACCTATGTGCTGAAGTTCCAGCAGTACAGCGTCGCGGCCAATGCCTACGATCCGGACCAGGCAGGCACCTATGATTTCGGGTCGCGCCTGGCGCTGATCGCCCGTGCCTACGTGAAGCAGGGCGAGTTCGACCACGGCCTCACCTGGAACTACAGCAGCGGCTACAGCAACAACAGCCTGGACCAGCCGACTTATTGCGTGACGCAGAAAGTCGCTGCCCAGTACATGGAGGATTGCGAGCGCGTCGGCCACAACACGACCGTGGATTACAGCCTGGCGTACTCGGGGATCCCGCACGTCAGGCTGAGCTTCTACGTGAACAACCTGTTCAACGAGAAGCGTCCGATCGCCTGGCGCGGCGGCTGGAGCGCGACGTCTCCCCAGTTCCGCACCTTCGCGCTGGCAGCCAGCTACACCTTCTGA
- a CDS encoding pentapeptide repeat-containing protein — MPRPTITIEGESPTRARIEALLREGAVLVFDNCDLSGADFSRLDLQDSSFRNCVLQETVFFAARLARTVWQRCRAGQADFEASDLVDARFAASDLNNTNWRRARLAACSFRSCKLTGASFEEVSYLGLSFDDCLLVGADLRRMSFRKLTLVGLDFADADLSGCDFREAVFEGGSLREAHIKDTRFDGADLREADLGGLKLVNAKQFAGATISPRQAAELVRALGLNVG, encoded by the coding sequence ATGCCACGTCCCACCATCACCATCGAAGGCGAGTCGCCGACCCGCGCGCGCATCGAAGCGCTGCTGCGCGAAGGCGCCGTCCTCGTATTCGACAATTGCGATTTGAGCGGCGCCGATTTCTCGCGCCTGGACCTGCAGGACAGCAGCTTTCGCAACTGCGTCCTGCAAGAGACGGTGTTCTTTGCCGCCCGTCTGGCACGTACCGTGTGGCAGCGCTGCCGTGCGGGCCAGGCCGATTTCGAGGCCAGCGACCTGGTCGACGCGCGCTTTGCCGCCTCGGACCTGAACAATACGAACTGGCGCCGCGCCAGGCTGGCCGCGTGCAGCTTTCGCAGCTGCAAGCTGACCGGTGCCTCTTTTGAAGAGGTGAGTTACCTCGGCCTGTCCTTCGACGATTGCCTGCTGGTGGGCGCCGACCTGCGCCGCATGTCCTTTCGCAAGCTGACGCTCGTCGGGCTGGACTTCGCCGACGCCGACCTGTCGGGCTGCGACTTTCGCGAGGCCGTGTTCGAAGGCGGCAGCCTGCGCGAGGCCCACATCAAGGACACCCGCTTCGACGGCGCCGACCTGCGCGAAGCGGACCTCGGCGGCCTGAAACTCGTGAACGCGAAACAGTTTGCCGGCGCCACCATCTCGCCGCGCCAGGCGGCGGAGCTGGTGCGGGCGCTGGGATTGAACGTTGGCTGA
- a CDS encoding S9 family peptidase has translation MTIYSWLPLAQQGRYAVMAVDKPYQSDAPQQGEPGSALGCAGAFNEHFSYDLWLATLKTALRHALARPEVDRTRVLVVGISEGGVMAAGLARALPEVTDVVLLGANGPTQLYDQAVKIYRSADSDEVKLLRLQELDAIVNAIQADPASTSKFAWGHTYLRWSSFFAHAPADDLAHAKARVYIASGMQDTRVPVLSTEVMYAQLGAQGRDVSFRRVPAAAHNLAPEGRPLPEAQKEYDAFMAWFDKR, from the coding sequence TTGACCATCTATTCCTGGCTGCCGCTGGCGCAACAAGGACGCTACGCAGTGATGGCGGTCGACAAGCCCTACCAGTCGGACGCACCGCAGCAGGGGGAGCCTGGCAGCGCGCTGGGCTGCGCCGGCGCCTTCAACGAACACTTTTCGTACGACCTTTGGCTTGCCACCTTGAAGACGGCGCTGCGTCACGCCCTGGCGCGGCCTGAGGTGGACCGTACGCGCGTACTGGTAGTCGGCATCTCGGAAGGCGGGGTCATGGCGGCGGGGCTGGCACGGGCGCTTCCAGAGGTGACCGATGTCGTGCTGCTCGGCGCAAACGGACCGACGCAGCTGTACGACCAGGCCGTCAAGATCTACCGCTCGGCCGACAGCGACGAGGTCAAGCTGCTGCGCCTGCAGGAGCTCGATGCCATCGTGAATGCCATCCAGGCCGATCCGGCCAGCACCAGCAAGTTCGCCTGGGGCCACACCTACCTGCGCTGGAGCAGCTTCTTCGCCCATGCGCCGGCCGACGACCTGGCGCACGCAAAGGCGCGTGTCTACATCGCCAGCGGCATGCAGGACACCCGCGTGCCTGTCCTGTCGACGGAGGTGATGTACGCGCAGCTGGGTGCGCAGGGCAGGGACGTGAGTTTCCGGCGCGTGCCGGCTGCGGCCCACAACCTGGCGCCGGAAGGCAGGCCGCTGCCGGAGGCGCAGAAGGAATACGACGCCTTCATGGCCTGGTTCGACAAGCGTTGA
- a CDS encoding methyl-accepting chemotaxis protein, protein MFNHMKVGTRLIAGFLILSVLSAVVAAIGIFNMSRINDSASKLYEQELLGVSYVKEANINLIYVGRGVRSLLLASTEQERQSAAAGLDKARAQLKANLDKAGPLFYTDKGKQMLAEVGAGVREYEAMIAETTKRAAGEALQEKRASVDYLFTTVVPVANAVDNRMTDLANLKAQNAAAAAVDIAALYRSSRTMMLTLVLGSAAAGIALGMLITRGLTRQLGGEPAYAGAIASAIAGGDLTVSVELRQGDSNSMLFAMKAMRDSLAGIVGQVRSGTDTIASASSQIAAGNLDLSSRTEEQASSLEETASSMEELTSTVKQNADNARQANQLASSASAVAERGGAVVSQVVDTMASINASSRKIVDIIGVIDSIAFQTNILALNAAVEAARAGEQGRGFAVVASEVRTLAQRSAAAAKEIKLLIDDSVSKVDIGAKLVDHAGATMDEVVASVRSVTDIMGEITAASQEQTAGIEQINMAVIQMDQVTQQNASLVEEAAAAAEAMQDQAARLARVVAVFKVAAAEQTRAALPVPAAKAAPAPRLARRPVASIRQTASIEAGWEAF, encoded by the coding sequence ATGTTTAACCATATGAAGGTGGGTACCCGCCTCATCGCCGGCTTCCTGATCCTGTCGGTGCTCAGTGCGGTCGTCGCTGCAATCGGCATTTTTAATATGTCGCGCATCAATGACAGCGCGAGCAAGCTCTATGAACAGGAGCTGCTAGGCGTTTCGTATGTCAAGGAAGCCAACATCAACCTGATCTATGTGGGCCGCGGCGTGCGCAGCCTTTTGCTGGCCTCGACCGAGCAAGAGCGCCAGAGCGCGGCGGCCGGCCTCGACAAGGCCCGCGCCCAACTGAAGGCGAACCTCGACAAGGCTGGCCCGCTGTTCTACACGGACAAGGGCAAGCAGATGCTCGCCGAGGTTGGCGCCGGTGTGCGTGAATACGAAGCCATGATCGCGGAAACGACAAAGCGCGCAGCGGGCGAGGCATTGCAGGAAAAGCGCGCCTCGGTCGACTATCTGTTCACTACCGTCGTGCCTGTTGCCAACGCGGTCGACAACCGCATGACCGACCTGGCGAACCTGAAAGCGCAGAATGCCGCCGCCGCCGCTGTGGACATCGCCGCCCTCTACCGTTCAAGCCGAACGATGATGCTGACGCTGGTGCTCGGCAGCGCCGCAGCCGGCATCGCCCTGGGCATGCTCATCACCCGCGGCCTGACGCGCCAGCTCGGCGGAGAACCCGCCTATGCCGGCGCCATCGCCAGCGCGATCGCCGGGGGCGACCTCACCGTTTCCGTCGAGCTGCGCCAGGGCGACAGCAACAGCATGCTGTTCGCCATGAAGGCCATGCGCGACAGCCTGGCGGGCATCGTCGGCCAGGTACGCAGCGGCACGGACACGATCGCATCGGCATCGAGCCAGATCGCCGCCGGTAACCTGGACCTGTCCTCGCGCACCGAGGAGCAGGCCAGCTCGCTCGAAGAAACGGCATCGTCGATGGAAGAACTGACCTCGACGGTCAAGCAGAACGCCGACAACGCACGCCAGGCCAACCAGCTGGCTTCGTCGGCCTCGGCAGTGGCCGAGCGCGGAGGCGCGGTGGTATCGCAGGTGGTCGATACCATGGCCTCGATCAACGCGTCGTCGAGGAAGATCGTCGATATCATTGGCGTGATCGACAGTATCGCGTTCCAGACCAATATCCTTGCCCTGAATGCGGCAGTGGAGGCGGCACGTGCCGGTGAACAGGGCCGCGGCTTCGCCGTCGTCGCTTCCGAAGTGCGCACGCTTGCACAGCGTTCGGCGGCGGCGGCCAAGGAAATCAAGCTCCTGATCGACGATTCGGTGTCGAAGGTCGATATCGGGGCAAAGCTGGTCGACCATGCGGGCGCCACGATGGATGAGGTGGTGGCGAGCGTGCGCAGCGTCACGGACATCATGGGCGAGATCACCGCGGCCAGCCAGGAGCAGACGGCCGGCATCGAGCAAATCAATATGGCCGTTATCCAGATGGACCAGGTCACGCAACAGAACGCGTCGCTCGTCGAGGAAGCGGCAGCGGCCGCCGAAGCGATGCAGGACCAGGCGGCCCGGCTGGCCCGTGTCGTGGCCGTGTTCAAGGTCGCCGCCGCGGAACAGACGCGCGCAGCGCTGCCGGTGCCGGCAGCAAAGGCAGCGCCCGCGCCACGCCTTGCCCGGCGTCCGGTGGCATCGATCCGCCAGACGGCGAGCATCGAGGCCGGCTGGGAAGCGTTCTAG
- a CDS encoding chemotaxis protein CheW, whose protein sequence is MTIKQATIEALAFRLGQEEYGVDILKVQEIRECGTATRIAGTPPHIKGVINLRGIMVPIVDLRLRFGLPMPEQAAGGVVIVLNIAGSVIGMVVDSVSDVISLGADEIRPAPRMGTGLDTDFLRGIGTVEGRMLILLDIERLLSSEELGLVERLAA, encoded by the coding sequence ATGACAATCAAACAAGCTACGATCGAAGCCCTTGCCTTCCGGCTCGGCCAGGAAGAATACGGCGTCGACATCCTGAAAGTGCAGGAAATCCGGGAATGCGGTACGGCGACCCGCATCGCCGGCACCCCGCCCCATATCAAGGGCGTGATCAACCTGCGCGGCATCATGGTTCCGATCGTTGACCTGCGCCTGCGCTTCGGACTCCCCATGCCCGAGCAGGCCGCTGGCGGCGTCGTCATCGTCCTGAACATTGCCGGCAGCGTGATCGGCATGGTGGTCGACAGCGTCTCGGACGTCATCAGCCTCGGTGCTGACGAGATCCGCCCGGCACCGCGTATGGGCACCGGACTCGATACCGACTTCCTGCGCGGGATCGGTACCGTCGAGGGACGCATGCTGATCCTGCTCGATATCGAACGTCTGCTGTCCTCCGAAGAACTCGGCCTGGTCGAACGCCTGGCCGCCTGA